One Staphylococcus simiae genomic region harbors:
- a CDS encoding IS30 family transposase, translating to MTQNHCNTIKHKGTHLTYEERIRIETLKDLGFSNRAIARELGRAPQTIHNEIKRGTTRQISRQKYQDKVYEYEQFQYIPSLAQQNYYKNRQRCGAQSLWRKNPHFIAWADDLMIQQRWSPEAVVACAHRENVFRKDLIPCVTTLYAWINDNIMATKNIHLLEKLKRRMSNQTYHRTHRRILGPSIEQRPQDVQSRQTFGHWEIDTVISTKDKSKPVILTLVERATRFEILKLINDKSAHSVSQGLTSIFKHLKSLTPHIFKSITADNGSEFASLYEEFGHDINIYFAHPFSSFERGTSENQHKMLRRFIPKGTDLSTVSQCRLKQVQQFMNDYPRKILGYDTAHHRMAQALKVLNLL from the coding sequence ATGACGCAAAATCATTGTAACACGATAAAACATAAAGGAACACACCTAACTTATGAAGAACGCATTCGTATCGAAACCCTTAAAGATTTAGGCTTTTCTAATCGTGCTATTGCACGTGAATTAGGACGTGCGCCTCAAACTATCCATAATGAAATAAAACGCGGTACTACACGTCAAATTTCACGCCAAAAATATCAAGATAAAGTTTATGAATATGAACAATTCCAATATATTCCATCACTCGCACAACAAAATTACTACAAGAATCGACAACGTTGTGGCGCACAATCTTTATGGCGGAAAAATCCTCATTTTATAGCTTGGGCTGATGACTTAATGATTCAACAACGTTGGTCACCTGAAGCTGTTGTGGCATGTGCTCATCGTGAAAATGTATTCCGTAAAGATTTAATACCATGTGTGACAACTTTATATGCTTGGATTAATGATAATATCATGGCGACTAAAAATATCCATCTTTTAGAGAAGTTAAAACGTCGAATGTCTAATCAAACTTATCATCGTACACATCGTCGTATTTTAGGTCCAAGTATTGAACAGCGTCCACAGGACGTCCAATCTCGTCAAACCTTTGGACATTGGGAAATCGATACTGTCATCAGTACCAAAGATAAATCTAAACCTGTCATCTTAACACTCGTTGAACGTGCTACACGTTTTGAAATCTTAAAGCTGATTAATGATAAAAGCGCTCATTCAGTCTCACAAGGATTAACATCAATATTTAAGCATTTAAAGTCGCTCACACCACATATATTCAAATCAATCACAGCAGATAATGGCTCAGAATTCGCATCATTATATGAAGAATTTGGTCATGACATCAATATTTATTTCGCACATCCATTTTCATCATTTGAACGTGGTACCAGTGAAAATCAACATAAAATGTTACGTCGATTTATACCTAAAGGAACTGATCTATCAACCGTGAGTCAATGTCGCTTAAAACAAGTGCAACAATTTATGAATGATTATCCTAGAAAAATCCTAGGCTATGACACAGCTCATCATAGAATGGCTCAAGCATTAAAAGTATTAAATCTATTATAG
- a CDS encoding SDR family oxidoreductase, whose protein sequence is MFNLDNQVALITGGANGIGKGIVEALYRAGATVIVADIDQHNGEQTAKLFKGAYYHLDVTDKQAIHQTIDTIIEDYGKIDILASNTGIFPQAMIEDMTDDDWDKIMNVNLKSMFHVTQKVLAHMKSRQYGRVIITSSVTGPITGYPGWAHYGASKAGQLGYMRSAALEYAKFGITVNAVQPGNILTEGLKAKGDSYIENTKKIVPTHDLGEPTDIGYAVVYFASKEAKFVTGQAIVVDGGQTLPEEPDGIL, encoded by the coding sequence ATGTTTAATTTAGATAATCAAGTTGCATTAATCACAGGTGGTGCTAACGGCATTGGCAAAGGGATTGTCGAAGCCTTATATCGTGCAGGCGCTACAGTGATTGTAGCTGACATAGATCAACACAATGGAGAACAAACAGCTAAATTATTTAAAGGTGCCTATTATCATCTTGATGTTACTGATAAGCAAGCGATACACCAAACCATTGATACGATTATAGAAGATTATGGCAAAATTGATATTTTAGCTTCTAATACAGGTATATTCCCTCAGGCAATGATTGAAGATATGACTGATGATGATTGGGATAAAATTATGAATGTTAATCTTAAGAGTATGTTCCATGTGACGCAAAAAGTATTGGCTCATATGAAATCTAGACAATACGGTCGTGTTATTATTACATCTTCTGTCACTGGTCCAATTACAGGATATCCAGGTTGGGCTCATTACGGTGCTTCTAAAGCGGGTCAATTGGGCTATATGCGTAGTGCAGCACTTGAATACGCTAAGTTTGGCATCACTGTCAATGCTGTTCAACCAGGTAATATTTTAACTGAAGGTTTAAAAGCAAAGGGTGATAGTTATATTGAAAATACTAAAAAAATTGTTCCTACTCACGATTTAGGCGAACCAACAGACATTGGTTATGCGGTCGTATACTTTGCCTCTAAAGAAGCTAAATTTGTTACTGGACAAGCAATTGTGGTTGATGGTGGACAAACCTTACCTGAAGAACCCGATGGCATTCTATAA
- a CDS encoding Crp/Fnr family transcriptional regulator has translation MQCNHSLAQCVHYVPIFKNLSDHLLTGIKQYLTSLHLAKNEFVYQEGDLANKLYIVNSGQIHIFRLSEDGHEQLVRILKPGDFIGEWDIFDNEDTFHQDFAQAIKPTNLCVLEQQHFSSFLLNNPSVAINIIREMAHRLNQADQMLLTMSSQEVMDRLVYYLLSIKDQSSIIHLPMSRKDLASYLGTSPETLSRRFKKLVQNKIIQVHKPTMIEIINLQQLQNYLDN, from the coding sequence ATGCAGTGCAATCATTCATTAGCTCAGTGTGTTCATTATGTTCCTATATTTAAAAACTTATCGGATCATTTACTTACTGGTATCAAACAATATTTAACTTCATTGCATCTTGCTAAAAATGAATTTGTTTATCAAGAAGGTGATTTAGCTAATAAACTATATATTGTTAATAGTGGGCAAATCCATATATTTCGTTTGAGTGAAGATGGACATGAACAATTAGTAAGAATTTTAAAACCAGGGGATTTTATTGGAGAATGGGATATATTCGATAATGAAGATACATTTCATCAAGATTTCGCTCAAGCAATAAAGCCTACTAACTTATGTGTATTAGAACAACAACATTTCAGTTCTTTTTTATTAAATAATCCTTCTGTAGCAATTAATATCATACGAGAAATGGCCCATAGACTTAATCAGGCAGATCAAATGCTATTAACAATGTCATCACAAGAAGTTATGGATAGGCTTGTTTACTACTTATTGAGTATTAAAGATCAATCTTCAATTATTCATCTTCCGATGTCTAGAAAAGACTTAGCATCATATTTGGGTACTTCTCCAGAAACACTATCAAGACGATTCAAAAAATTAGTTCAAAATAAAATTATACAAGTTCATAAGCCAACTATGATTGAAATAATTAACTTACAGCAATTGCAAAATTACTTAGATAATTGA
- a CDS encoding heavy-metal-associated domain-containing protein, with product MTIAELKLEPLTCPSCIKKINHALRKIDGVENESIDIRFNSSKVFTTFDSQKVNITTIVNNIEKLGYPVERYRLKAKM from the coding sequence ATGACAATTGCAGAATTAAAATTAGAACCTTTAACTTGTCCAAGTTGTATTAAGAAGATTAATCATGCATTAAGAAAAATTGACGGAGTTGAAAATGAAAGTATAGATATTCGTTTTAATAGTAGTAAAGTATTTACAACTTTTGATTCTCAAAAAGTAAATATCACAACAATTGTTAATAACATTGAAAAATTAGGTTATCCAGTCGAACGTTACCGTCTTAAAGCAAAAATGTAA
- a CDS encoding heavy metal translocating P-type ATPase yields MQRFILKHKATITWVNAILIIIAMITNLLFKLVLFSNIVMLIAGIIGVLPIALQAYQSIKIRVLSIDVLVTIAVIGAIVIRNYEEAAVVTFLFLFGSYLEQKTMNKTRRAIKELTDLEPQTAMKLVDNRFKKVDIFDVTKNDILQVKTGERLPVDGTIVNGSGVVNEASITGESKGIYKSENDTVLAGTILENGILYVQTDKVGEETAFGKIIELVENAQDSKSQAERFIDQFAKYYTPLILIMSIVVYIISRNIELAITVLVLGCPGALVIGVPVSNVAGIGNGARHGILLKGAEIIRSLSKVDTMIFDKTGTLTEGQPKVHQQYNYSSQIHQALQYLKSIEIESNHPLANAIVDYLDNIETVPINHMNVVRGQGIEAQVNGDRVYVGNKQLMKEHHINFPTNSLQHIDELESLGHSIVMVAINNQLCVTLGIKDKVRLDIKQQLKQMSKLGIKQLVVLSGDNQTSVDIVAKELGLTTAIGNMFPKDKADYVQKLKDQGHVVAFVGDGINDSPSIAIADIGIAVGSGTDVAIDTSDVVLVKSDFKHLNHAIKLSKKTNRNMIENIMIAVSTVIFLLIALFTSHWLTMSVGMFVHEASILIVILNAMRLLKFGRT; encoded by the coding sequence ATGCAACGTTTTATACTTAAACATAAAGCAACAATAACATGGGTTAACGCTATATTAATTATCATTGCAATGATTACCAATTTACTTTTTAAGTTGGTCTTATTTAGTAATATTGTAATGCTCATTGCAGGTATTATAGGTGTATTACCTATTGCACTTCAAGCATATCAAAGTATTAAAATAAGGGTTTTAAGTATAGATGTTTTAGTGACAATTGCCGTTATAGGGGCAATTGTTATAAGAAATTATGAAGAAGCAGCAGTTGTAACTTTCTTATTTTTATTTGGTAGTTATTTAGAACAAAAAACAATGAATAAAACAAGAAGAGCAATCAAAGAATTGACAGATTTAGAACCACAAACAGCTATGAAATTAGTTGATAATCGTTTTAAAAAAGTAGATATATTTGATGTTACTAAAAACGATATTTTACAAGTAAAGACAGGAGAACGTCTTCCAGTTGATGGCACCATTGTTAATGGATCTGGTGTTGTCAATGAAGCTAGTATTACAGGTGAAAGTAAAGGTATTTATAAAAGTGAAAATGATACTGTATTAGCAGGTACAATATTAGAGAATGGTATATTATATGTTCAGACTGATAAAGTGGGAGAAGAGACAGCATTTGGGAAAATTATAGAACTTGTTGAAAATGCACAAGATAGCAAATCCCAAGCTGAACGTTTTATTGATCAATTTGCTAAATATTACACACCTCTTATATTAATAATGAGTATTGTCGTTTATATTATTAGTCGAAATATAGAATTAGCAATTACAGTATTAGTATTAGGATGTCCAGGAGCACTAGTTATTGGCGTACCTGTGTCGAATGTTGCAGGTATTGGAAATGGGGCACGTCATGGTATTTTATTGAAGGGCGCTGAAATAATCCGATCGTTAAGTAAAGTAGATACGATGATTTTTGATAAAACTGGTACATTAACTGAAGGACAACCAAAAGTACACCAACAATATAATTATAGTAGTCAGATTCATCAAGCCTTACAATATTTAAAAAGTATTGAAATCGAATCTAATCACCCTTTAGCAAATGCTATAGTCGATTATTTGGATAACATCGAGACAGTACCTATTAATCACATGAATGTTGTTAGAGGTCAAGGTATAGAAGCACAAGTCAACGGTGATAGAGTTTATGTTGGTAATAAACAACTGATGAAAGAACATCATATTAATTTCCCGACAAATAGTTTGCAACATATTGATGAGCTTGAATCGTTAGGACATTCTATTGTTATGGTAGCTATCAATAATCAATTATGTGTAACGTTAGGTATTAAAGATAAAGTGAGATTGGATATTAAACAACAATTAAAGCAAATGTCGAAATTAGGTATTAAACAATTAGTGGTACTTTCTGGTGATAATCAAACGAGTGTAGATATTGTAGCGAAAGAGTTGGGATTAACTACAGCGATTGGGAATATGTTTCCGAAAGACAAAGCAGATTATGTACAGAAATTGAAGGATCAAGGTCATGTTGTAGCATTTGTAGGAGATGGTATTAATGATAGCCCATCAATAGCTATAGCAGATATAGGAATTGCCGTAGGTAGTGGTACAGATGTTGCCATAGATACTTCAGATGTTGTTCTCGTAAAATCAGATTTTAAACATTTAAATCATGCTATTAAATTAAGTAAAAAAACAAATAGAAATATGATTGAAAATATAATGATAGCAGTATCAACTGTCATATTCTTATTAATTGCTTTGTTTACAAGTCATTGGCTAACTATGTCTGTTGGCATGTTTGTTCATGAAGCTAGTATCTTGATTGTAATCTTAAACGCTATGAGACTATTAAAGTTTGGAAGAACATAA
- a CDS encoding LPXTG cell wall anchor domain-containing protein, with translation MNALPETGENDSTYATTIFGGLSLILGTTLLAKRRREQ, from the coding sequence ATGAATGCTTTACCTGAAACAGGAGAAAATGATAGTACTTACGCTACTACAATTTTTGGTGGTTTATCATTAATCCTTGGTACTACACTATTAGCAAAACGTCGTCGTGAACAATAA
- a CDS encoding LysM peptidoglycan-binding domain-containing protein: MKKKSIYSIRKLSVGIASVSLGALFILGGHSASAAEYEGSYWNDNTNGPDFSLADGSVWNDNVSAPDNTNVEGSGSYWDDNVSGPDNTNVEGSGSYWDDNVSGPDNTNVEGSGSYWDDNISGPDHTLVDGEISGSYWDDNISGPDHTLVEGETSGSYWSDDVFNPNEIYNPTEVPNMADEPKAEEPTPENPATEDPKAEEPTPENPTTEDPKAEEPKAENPATENPATEDPMVEEPSMEEPSMELPSSDDDVVEVVAPGQTLGEIADAYGVTPEAIAKANGITVDSIIYPGQELVIPSSNVEMSNGTME; the protein is encoded by the coding sequence GTGAAAAAGAAAAGTATTTATTCAATTAGAAAATTAAGTGTGGGCATCGCATCTGTATCTTTAGGTGCATTATTTATCCTTGGTGGTCATTCTGCTTCTGCAGCTGAGTATGAAGGTTCTTATTGGAATGACAACACTAATGGTCCTGATTTTTCATTAGCAGACGGATCAGTATGGAATGACAATGTAAGTGCACCAGATAACACTAATGTTGAAGGTTCTGGTTCTTATTGGGATGATAACGTAAGCGGTCCTGATAACACTAATGTTGAAGGTTCTGGTTCTTACTGGGATGATAACGTAAGTGGTCCTGATAACACTAATGTTGAAGGTTCTGGTTCTTATTGGGATGATAACATCAGTGGTCCTGACCATACTCTAGTTGATGGTGAAATTTCTGGTTCTTATTGGGACGATAATATCAGTGGTCCTGACCATACTTTAGTTGAAGGCGAAACTTCTGGTTCTTACTGGAGTGACGATGTGTTCAACCCTAATGAAATTTACAATCCAACAGAAGTCCCTAATATGGCTGACGAACCTAAAGCTGAGGAACCTACTCCTGAGAACCCAGCAACTGAAGATCCTAAAGCTGAGGAACCTACTCCTGAGAACCCAACAACTGAAGATCCTAAAGCTGAGGAACCTAAAGCTGAAAATCCAGCAACTGAAAATCCAGCAACTGAAGATCCTATGGTTGAAGAACCTAGTATGGAAGAACCTAGTATGGAACTACCATCATCTGATGACGATGTAGTAGAAGTTGTAGCACCTGGTCAAACTTTAGGTGAAATTGCAGATGCTTATGGTGTAACTCCAGAAGCTATTGCTAAAGCAAATGGTATCACTGTTGATAGTATTATCTATCCTGGTCAAGAATTAGTGATTCCTTCATCTAATGTAGAAATGTCTAATGGTACAATGGAATAA